Proteins from one Arsenophonus apicola genomic window:
- a CDS encoding helix-turn-helix domain-containing protein, producing MSENVINDIVNWLESQLQRNEGIKIDTIANKSGYSKWHLQRIFKQLKGCTLGEYVRKRRLLEAARLLREDKFSILDIALQYGFSSQATFTRIFKKHFNTTPAKFRQNGQLPDFNQFMD from the coding sequence ATGTCGGAAAATGTAATCAATGATATTGTTAATTGGTTAGAAAGCCAATTACAACGAAATGAAGGCATTAAGATTGATACCATTGCTAATAAAAGTGGTTATTCTAAATGGCATTTACAACGGATCTTTAAACAATTAAAAGGTTGCACCCTAGGGGAATATGTTCGTAAACGTCGTTTACTTGAAGCAGCCAGGCTATTACGAGAAGATAAATTTTCTATTTTGGATATAGCGCTACAATACGGTTTTAGCTCCCAAGCAACATTTACCCGCATTTTTAAAAAACATTTTAATACTACACCGGCTAAATTTCGTCAAAATGGGCAGTTACCCGATTTTAATCAATTTATGGACTAA
- a CDS encoding lipoate--protein ligase has product MASIRLLISESFDPWFNLAVEEAIFRQMSVRQRVMFLWRNNDTVVIGRAQNPWKECNTRKMAQDGVKLARRRSGGGAVFHDLGNTCFTFMAGKPAYDKTVSTQIIIAALAEVGVSAEVSGRNDLVIHSPHGDRKISGSAYFETLDRGFHHGTLLINTDLNRLASYLNPDAKKLISKGITSVRSRVMNLAEIDADITHQKVCNALVNHFFNYYGEQVKAEIISPTNLPDLPGFIDTYAKQSSWEWNFGQAPAFSHILETRFAWGGVELYFDIDKGKISASKIYTDSLEPSPLELFSQQLMGKKYQPATIKELVAEIKLQYPDFNQQLLQLEN; this is encoded by the coding sequence ATGGCTTCAATACGTCTTCTTATTTCTGAATCATTTGATCCCTGGTTTAATTTGGCAGTTGAAGAGGCTATTTTTCGTCAAATGTCAGTCAGGCAACGGGTTATGTTTCTTTGGCGCAATAATGATACTGTCGTTATTGGTCGGGCACAAAATCCATGGAAAGAGTGTAATACCCGAAAGATGGCTCAAGATGGAGTTAAATTAGCTCGCCGCCGCAGTGGTGGTGGTGCGGTTTTTCATGATTTAGGCAATACTTGTTTTACCTTTATGGCAGGTAAACCCGCTTATGATAAAACCGTTTCAACCCAAATTATTATTGCGGCGTTAGCAGAGGTTGGGGTTAGTGCTGAAGTTTCCGGTCGAAATGATTTAGTAATTCATTCCCCACATGGTGATCGTAAAATTTCAGGATCAGCTTATTTTGAAACTCTTGATCGCGGTTTTCATCATGGCACTTTGCTCATTAATACAGATTTAAACCGGTTAGCCAGTTATTTAAATCCAGATGCAAAAAAATTGATTAGCAAAGGTATTACATCTGTTCGTTCGAGAGTAATGAATTTAGCTGAAATTGATGCTGATATCACCCATCAAAAAGTTTGTAACGCTTTAGTAAACCATTTTTTTAACTATTATGGTGAGCAAGTGAAGGCAGAAATAATTTCACCAACTAACTTGCCTGATTTACCCGGTTTTATTGACACTTATGCTAAGCAATCCAGTTGGGAATGGAATTTTGGCCAAGCGCCAGCTTTTAGTCATATACTTGAAACCAGATTTGCATGGGGTGGTGTTGAACTTTATTTTGATATTGATAAAGGTAAAATTTCAGCTAGTAAAATTTATACTGATAGTTTAGAACCATCGCCATTGGAGCTTTTTAGTCAACAGTTGATGGGGAAAAAATACCAGCCAGCGACAATTAAGGAATTAGTCGCGGAGATAAAGCTTCAATATCCAGATTTTAATCAGCAGCTTTTACAATTAGAAAATTGA
- the mntP gene encoding manganese efflux pump MntP, with translation MNLYATLALSLALSMVAFAASVCKGATLFNPSLREAIRTGFIFGIIESITPIIGWSLGLFASQYVIKWNHWIAFGLLFILGMQMIYQSYHRAKNNNKPPLIHYHNSFTLITTALATSLDAMAIGVSLAFLQINIIHTAMTIGLMTMIMATLGILLGRYIGPLLGKTAEIIGGVTLIIIGFSIIYQHI, from the coding sequence ATGAATTTATACGCAACCCTAGCTTTATCTCTCGCGTTATCCATGGTTGCTTTTGCTGCATCAGTTTGCAAAGGTGCCACCTTATTTAATCCCTCTTTACGTGAAGCAATAAGAACTGGCTTTATCTTTGGCATAATTGAGTCCATAACCCCCATTATTGGCTGGAGTTTAGGGCTATTTGCCAGCCAATATGTTATAAAGTGGAATCATTGGATAGCGTTTGGTTTATTATTTATATTGGGTATGCAGATGATATATCAAAGCTATCATCGTGCAAAAAACAACAACAAACCTCCCCTTATTCACTATCACAATTCTTTTACCCTTATTACTACCGCCCTAGCAACTAGCCTGGATGCAATGGCCATTGGGGTCAGTCTGGCCTTTTTGCAAATTAATATCATCCATACAGCGATGACAATCGGACTAATGACCATGATTATGGCAACACTTGGAATATTATTAGGCCGTTATATTGGCCCATTATTAGGAAAAACAGCCGAAATAATTGGCGGTGTTACGCTAATCATTATCGGATTTAGTATAATTTATCAACATATTTAA
- a CDS encoding DUF986 family protein: MNMNNSVLTILILLMLTYAIYEEFIVNLLNGKTKLKIKLRRRNRIDAVIFIILIAIVIYHNIIQHGSQLTTYLLMITVLIAIYLTFIRYPKLYFKNKGFYHNNVYILYDQIKTINLSKDGILIVGLAKRKIYIAVKQFDDLDKIYNFLINNK; the protein is encoded by the coding sequence ATGAATATGAACAATAGTGTATTGACTATCTTAATTCTACTAATGCTAACTTATGCTATCTATGAAGAATTTATTGTTAACTTGTTAAATGGAAAAACAAAATTAAAAATAAAGTTAAGGCGTAGAAATAGAATTGATGCCGTTATTTTTATTATACTTATCGCGATTGTTATTTATCATAATATTATTCAGCATGGAAGCCAGCTAACAACCTACTTATTAATGATCACCGTTCTTATCGCTATTTACTTAACATTTATTCGTTATCCTAAGCTTTATTTTAAAAATAAAGGTTTTTATCACAATAATGTTTATATATTGTACGATCAAATTAAAACAATTAATTTATCTAAGGATGGAATATTAATAGTCGGTTTAGCCAAAAGAAAAATTTATATTGCTGTTAAACAGTTTGATGATTTAGATAAAATTTACAACTTTTTGATCAATAATAAATAA
- a CDS encoding PTS mannose/fructose/sorbose transporter subunit IIC gives MELTVVQIILVFLVACIAGMGSILDEFQFHRPLIACTLIGLVLGDLKTGIIIGGTLEMIALGWMNIGAAVAPDAALASIISTILVIAGGQDIGTGIALAIPLAAAGQVLTIIVRTLTVAFQHAADRAAQSANLRALTTIHISALLLQAMRIAIPALIVAISVGTSEVQHLLDSIPEVVTKGLNIAGGMIVVVGYAMVINMMRAGYLMPFFYLGFVTAAFTNFNLVALGVIGIVMAILYIQLSPKYNQSQVANSQNNGNSDLDNELD, from the coding sequence ATGGAGCTTACCGTTGTTCAAATCATACTCGTTTTCCTTGTTGCCTGTATTGCAGGTATGGGTTCTATTCTAGATGAATTCCAATTTCATCGTCCGTTAATTGCTTGTACTCTAATTGGCCTTGTTCTCGGTGATCTAAAAACAGGCATAATTATTGGTGGTACACTGGAAATGATTGCTCTTGGATGGATGAATATCGGGGCAGCTGTGGCTCCTGATGCTGCACTCGCCTCAATTATTTCTACCATTCTTGTTATTGCCGGCGGACAAGATATCGGTACCGGTATTGCTCTGGCGATCCCGCTAGCTGCCGCAGGTCAAGTATTGACTATTATTGTTCGGACACTCACGGTTGCATTCCAACATGCCGCTGATCGCGCCGCGCAATCTGCTAATTTACGTGCATTAACAACAATTCACATCTCTGCCCTGTTACTACAGGCGATGCGTATTGCTATTCCTGCTTTAATTGTTGCTATCTCTGTTGGTACCTCAGAAGTCCAACACCTACTGGATTCTATTCCTGAGGTTGTGACTAAAGGATTGAACATTGCTGGCGGTATGATCGTTGTTGTCGGTTACGCGATGGTGATTAACATGATGCGCGCAGGTTATCTGATGCCATTTTTCTACTTGGGCTTTGTAACTGCGGCATTTACCAATTTCAACCTAGTTGCTTTAGGCGTTATTGGTATCGTAATGGCGATCCTCTATATTCAACTCAGTCCAAAATACAACCAATCACAAGTTGCTAATTCGCAAAATAATGGCAATAGCGACTTAGATAATGAATTAGATTAA
- a CDS encoding PTS mannose transporter subunit IID, with translation MADTTSANQTNQKKLTAGDIRGVFLRSNLFQGSWNFERMQALGFCFSMIPVIRRLYPENSEERKQAIKRHLEFFNTHPYVAAPVLGVTMAMEEQRANGADIDDGAINGIKVGLMGPLAGVGDPIFWGTVRPVFAALGAGIAMSGSLLGPLLFFILFNLVRLITRYYGVSYGYKKGLDIVHDMGGGFLQKMTEGASILGLFVMGALVNKWTNVNIPLVVSEIKNPETGEVTITTVQTILNQLMPGLVPLLLTFGCMWLLRRKVNPLWIIVGFFILGIVGYWAGFLG, from the coding sequence ATGGCAGATACAACTTCAGCAAACCAGACAAATCAAAAAAAGCTTACTGCTGGTGATATTCGCGGAGTTTTCTTACGTTCCAATCTTTTTCAAGGATCGTGGAACTTTGAACGCATGCAAGCACTTGGTTTTTGCTTTTCCATGATCCCTGTGATCCGTCGTTTATATCCTGAAAATAGTGAAGAACGTAAACAAGCAATTAAACGCCATCTAGAGTTTTTTAATACCCATCCGTATGTTGCAGCACCGGTTTTAGGGGTTACCATGGCAATGGAGGAACAAAGAGCTAATGGTGCAGATATTGATGATGGTGCCATTAATGGTATTAAAGTTGGCTTAATGGGCCCTTTAGCAGGTGTTGGAGATCCTATTTTTTGGGGCACAGTACGTCCGGTTTTTGCGGCATTAGGTGCAGGAATTGCGATGTCAGGTAGTCTACTAGGACCACTACTGTTTTTTATTTTGTTTAATTTAGTTCGTTTAATAACACGTTATTACGGTGTCAGCTATGGCTACAAAAAAGGGCTCGATATTGTTCATGATATGGGAGGTGGCTTCCTACAAAAAATGACCGAAGGCGCCTCAATTCTGGGACTATTTGTGATGGGCGCATTAGTCAATAAATGGACTAATGTTAATATCCCCTTAGTTGTTTCCGAGATAAAAAATCCAGAAACGGGCGAAGTAACGATTACCACCGTACAGACTATATTAAATCAATTGATGCCTGGTCTGGTACCTTTACTATTAACCTTTGGCTGTATGTGGCTATTGCGGCGTAAAGTCAATCCACTATGGATCATTGTTGGTTTCTTTATCCTTGGTATTGTTGGCTACTGGGCAGGATTTCTAGGCTAA